A single genomic interval of Arthrobacter globiformis harbors:
- the rpoZ gene encoding DNA-directed RNA polymerase subunit omega, producing the protein MSTNLEGIINPPIDSLLQAADSKYGLVIFGAKRARQINAYYAQLHEGLFEYVGPLVDTKLNEKSLSIALREINEGKLVSTPIEAAE; encoded by the coding sequence GTGTCCACGAACCTTGAAGGCATCATCAACCCGCCGATCGATTCGCTGCTCCAGGCGGCTGATTCCAAGTACGGCCTGGTGATCTTCGGTGCCAAGCGTGCACGCCAGATCAACGCGTACTACGCCCAGCTGCATGAGGGCCTGTTCGAGTATGTCGGCCCGCTGGTCGACACCAAGCTGAACGAGAAGTCGCTGTCCATCGCCCTGCGCGAGATCAACGAGGGCAAGCTGGTTTCCACACCGATCGAAGCTGCAGAGTAA
- the gmk gene encoding guanylate kinase, with the protein MSNKPGLTVLAGPTAVGKGTVSTYIRDTYPEVWLSVSATTRAPRPGEIDGVHYYFKSKEEFESLVAAGEFLEWAVVHGQNTYGTLKSTVNQAIAEGRSVLLEIDLQGARQVKQAVPDAQFVFLAPPSWEELVRRLVGRGTESTEEQQRRLETGKVELAAEPEFDHTVINDDVRRAADELVSLMGLTPHPRQTQTPSAR; encoded by the coding sequence GTGAGCAACAAACCCGGACTGACAGTCCTCGCTGGTCCTACGGCTGTTGGCAAAGGCACCGTGTCCACCTATATCCGCGACACTTACCCCGAGGTCTGGCTGTCCGTCTCGGCCACCACCCGGGCCCCGCGGCCCGGTGAGATCGACGGCGTGCACTACTACTTCAAATCCAAGGAAGAGTTCGAGTCCCTCGTGGCCGCCGGCGAATTCCTTGAATGGGCAGTGGTGCACGGGCAGAACACCTACGGGACCCTGAAGAGCACCGTCAACCAGGCCATCGCCGAAGGCCGCTCCGTGCTGCTGGAGATCGACCTGCAGGGCGCACGCCAGGTCAAGCAGGCCGTTCCGGATGCCCAGTTCGTGTTCCTAGCACCGCCCAGCTGGGAAGAATTGGTCCGCCGGCTGGTGGGCCGGGGCACCGAATCGACCGAGGAACAGCAACGCCGGCTGGAAACCGGTAAAGTAGAACTTGCTGCTGAACCGGAGTTCGACCACACCGTCATCAATGACGACGTCCGCCGGGCAGCGGACGAGCTTGTTTCACTCATGGGGCTGACCCCGCACCCGCGCCAGACGCAGACGCCGTCAGCCCGTTAG
- the mihF gene encoding integration host factor, actinobacterial type: MTVSLRPLSPQERSDALRKAAAARAARASAKERLKSGQLTVAQILDSGGTEEAIARMRVSELLEALPGIGKVRAAAIMDSLGIAASRRVRGLGIHQRRALVDFMNEK; encoded by the coding sequence ATGACCGTGAGCTTGCGACCCTTGTCTCCGCAGGAACGTTCCGACGCACTCAGGAAGGCCGCGGCGGCAAGGGCTGCCAGGGCCTCGGCCAAGGAACGGCTCAAATCCGGACAGCTGACCGTGGCCCAGATCCTGGACTCCGGCGGCACCGAGGAGGCCATAGCGCGCATGCGGGTTTCGGAACTCCTCGAGGCCCTGCCGGGTATCGGAAAAGTCCGGGCCGCAGCCATCATGGACAGCCTCGGCATCGCCGCGTCCCGCAGGGTCCGGGGCCTGGGCATCCACCAGCGCCGGGCGCTGGTAGATTTTATGAACGAGAAATAG